A genomic stretch from Rhodothermales bacterium includes:
- a CDS encoding thymidine phosphorylase — protein MVANPVQLILAKRAGHEIEPADLRAFIEAYTVGDVPDYQMSAFLMASFFQGMTDRETATLTDAMLHSGVVLDLSDIPGRKVDKHSTGGVGDKVSLILAPIVAACGVPVPMISGRGLGHSGGTLDKLESIPGFRTTLSLDAYRRQLAELGLVMIGQTREIAPADRKLYALRDVTGTVEFIPFIASSIMSKKLAEGIDALVLDVKCGRGAFMKDEADARRLAETLVGIGERYGKPTVAWLTRMDDPLGIAVGNWPEVAESIRCLRGEPSDDLMTVTYALAGEMLWLGGVAESPEAGAASARQAVASGAALDGFARLIEAQGGDAAVIDAPDYGWPGTPSYTVTAPAGWDGYLHGIDALAVGWCAVELGAGRMRKEDAVDPAAGLILHVRPGDAVAAGDPIATLYTRRADRVESLRKQLENACTILPAPPASRPILMDRFTGGAWMSSSK, from the coding sequence ATGGTCGCCAACCCCGTTCAACTCATCCTCGCCAAACGAGCCGGCCACGAGATCGAGCCGGCCGATCTGCGCGCATTCATCGAGGCCTATACGGTCGGCGACGTGCCCGACTACCAGATGAGCGCCTTTCTCATGGCCTCCTTCTTCCAGGGCATGACCGACCGGGAAACCGCCACGCTCACCGACGCCATGCTGCATTCCGGCGTCGTGCTCGACCTGTCCGACATCCCGGGACGCAAGGTAGACAAGCACTCGACCGGTGGCGTGGGCGACAAGGTCTCGCTCATCCTCGCCCCCATCGTCGCGGCCTGCGGCGTACCCGTCCCGATGATCTCGGGGCGCGGCCTGGGCCACAGCGGCGGCACGCTCGACAAGCTCGAAAGCATCCCCGGTTTCCGCACCACCCTCTCGCTCGACGCCTACCGCCGGCAGCTCGCCGAACTCGGCCTCGTCATGATCGGACAGACCCGGGAGATCGCGCCGGCAGACCGTAAACTGTACGCGCTGCGCGACGTCACGGGAACGGTCGAGTTTATCCCCTTCATCGCGTCCTCGATCATGAGCAAAAAGCTCGCGGAAGGCATCGACGCGCTGGTGCTGGACGTCAAATGCGGTCGCGGCGCCTTTATGAAGGACGAAGCCGACGCGCGCCGCCTGGCGGAGACGCTCGTGGGGATCGGCGAACGATACGGCAAACCGACCGTCGCCTGGCTCACCCGCATGGACGATCCGCTCGGCATCGCGGTGGGGAACTGGCCCGAAGTCGCCGAAAGCATCCGGTGTCTTCGGGGCGAGCCGAGCGACGACCTCATGACCGTCACCTATGCCCTCGCCGGCGAGATGCTGTGGCTCGGCGGCGTGGCGGAATCCCCTGAGGCCGGCGCCGCATCCGCGCGCCAGGCCGTCGCGTCCGGGGCGGCGCTGGATGGTTTCGCCCGCCTGATCGAGGCCCAGGGCGGCGACGCCGCCGTCATTGACGCGCCCGACTACGGGTGGCCCGGCACGCCCTCCTACACGGTGACGGCGCCTGCGGGATGGGATGGCTACCTGCACGGCATCGACGCCCTGGCCGTAGGATGGTGCGCCGTCGAGCTGGGCGCCGGCCGGATGCGGAAGGAAGACGCGGTGGATCCCGCGGCAGGGCTGATCCTCCACGTGCGCCCGGGCGACGCGGTCGCCGCCGGCGACCCGATCGCCACCCTGTACACCCGGCGCGCCGACCGGGTCGAAAGCCTCCGCAAACAGCTCGAAAACGCCTGCACCATCCTGCCGGCGCCGCCCGCGAGCCGGCCCATCCTGATGGACCGCTTTACCGGGGGGGCGTGGATGTCCTCCTCAAAATAG
- a CDS encoding PspA/IM30 family protein, with translation MSVWSRFSRWVKSIFGGAISALEDPRLILEQNIRELNDQVPKMNENIATVKASVVLLEKEVRRVEREIADLTSKIKAGIQAGRDDLAQRYAIQLEKAKDTHDRSKEQLKYASAAYDKAIQVKKAFMREKDRKIQEAKEALRAHERSKWQAKVADAMEQFEVGGVDQTHDEMVQRINEQAAKNEARIEMALDSFDSEALRIEEDAESIRAAELVKQFKLEMGVDAQESAGRESASNLELPEREAEQGAKTIGKQRSQTE, from the coding sequence ATGTCTGTCTGGTCCCGCTTCTCCCGTTGGGTAAAATCAATCTTTGGCGGTGCCATCTCGGCACTCGAAGATCCACGCCTCATTCTCGAGCAAAACATTCGGGAACTGAACGATCAGGTGCCGAAGATGAACGAGAACATCGCCACGGTGAAAGCCAGTGTGGTGCTTCTCGAGAAAGAAGTGCGCCGCGTGGAGCGGGAAATCGCCGACCTGACCTCCAAGATCAAGGCAGGCATTCAGGCCGGCCGGGACGACCTCGCGCAGCGGTATGCGATCCAGCTTGAGAAAGCGAAGGACACGCACGATCGGTCCAAGGAACAGCTGAAATACGCCTCCGCGGCGTATGACAAGGCGATCCAGGTAAAAAAAGCCTTCATGCGCGAAAAGGATCGCAAGATCCAGGAGGCGAAAGAAGCCCTCCGCGCGCACGAACGCTCGAAATGGCAGGCCAAAGTGGCGGATGCGATGGAGCAGTTCGAGGTAGGCGGCGTCGACCAGACGCACGACGAAATGGTCCAGCGCATCAACGAACAGGCCGCCAAGAACGAGGCGCGCATCGAGATGGCGCTCGATTCGTTCGACAGCGAAGCGCTGCGCATCGAGGAAGACGCCGAATCGATCCGGGCCGCCGAACTGGTCAAGCAGTTCAAGCTGGAGATGGGCGTCGACGCCCAGGAATCCGCCGGCCGCGAGAGCGCATCCAATCTCGAACTGCCTGAACGCGAAGCCGAGCAGGGCGCCAAGACGATCGGCAAACAACGGTCTCAAACCGAATAA
- a CDS encoding enoyl-CoA hydratase-related protein, whose product MTFDTLRYAVEDRVATITIHRPDALNALNAAVMQDLAQVLDEVDRDAEVAGVILTGAGPKSFVAGADIKQFTSLDGQSGYRFALEGQAVFNRIEGLSKPVIAAVNGFALGGGCELALACHLRIASETASFGQPEVNLGIIPGYGGTQRLPRIVGLGIALELILTGERIDARRAYEIGLVNRVVPADALLDEARRMVQTIGSKGPLAIRYALEAIRAAQLPLAEGLRHEAALFGHACATDDFKEGVDAFLNRRSANFSGK is encoded by the coding sequence ATGACGTTCGACACCCTACGCTACGCCGTCGAAGACCGCGTAGCCACCATCACGATCCATCGCCCCGACGCCCTCAATGCGCTCAACGCCGCCGTCATGCAGGACCTGGCGCAGGTGCTCGACGAGGTGGATCGCGACGCGGAGGTCGCCGGCGTCATCCTTACCGGGGCCGGCCCAAAAAGCTTCGTCGCCGGCGCCGACATCAAGCAGTTTACGTCGCTCGACGGCCAGAGCGGATACCGGTTCGCCCTGGAGGGTCAGGCCGTATTCAATCGGATCGAGGGACTCTCCAAGCCCGTGATCGCTGCGGTAAACGGGTTCGCCCTGGGCGGCGGCTGCGAACTGGCGCTGGCCTGCCACCTCCGCATCGCGTCGGAAACCGCCTCGTTCGGACAGCCCGAGGTCAACCTCGGCATCATACCGGGGTATGGCGGCACGCAGCGTCTGCCGCGGATCGTCGGACTCGGCATCGCCCTCGAACTCATCCTCACCGGCGAGCGCATCGACGCGCGACGCGCCTACGAGATTGGCCTGGTAAACCGGGTCGTGCCGGCGGATGCCCTGCTCGACGAGGCCCGACGCATGGTACAGACGATCGGCTCAAAGGGACCGCTGGCTATCCGTTATGCCCTGGAGGCCATCCGGGCCGCACAGTTGCCCCTCGCGGAAGGACTGCGCCACGAGGCGGCCCTCTTCGGACATGCGTGCGCGACAGACGACTTCAAGGAAGGGGTCGATGCGTTCCTGAACCGGCGCAGCGCGAATTTCAGCGGCAAATAG
- the floA gene encoding flotillin-like protein FloA (flotillin-like protein involved in membrane lipid rafts), which yields MLDLLAGGGIALILLILFFLILFLYFIPVNLWITAFFSGVRLKLMRDLVGMRLRKVPPAAIVKPLITAHKAGIYVDSGELEAHYLAGGRVQQVVNALISADKANIDLSFKQATGIDLAGRDVFEAVQVSVNPKVIETPAVSAVAKDGIQVRAIARVTVRANIERLVGGAGEETIIARVGEGIVSTIGSSATHKEVLENPDSISKVVLSKGLDSGTAFEILSIDIADVDVGENIGAKLQTDQAEADLKVAQAKAEERRAAAVAKEQEMLATVVEQRAKLVAAEAQVPLAIAEAFRTGNLGIMDYYTLRNIQADTRMRNSIGGEEEGPST from the coding sequence ATGCTCGATCTGTTGGCAGGGGGCGGGATCGCCCTCATCTTGCTCATCCTGTTTTTCCTCATTCTGTTTCTGTACTTCATCCCGGTCAATCTCTGGATTACAGCATTTTTCTCGGGGGTGAGGCTGAAGCTGATGCGGGACCTGGTCGGCATGCGACTTCGCAAGGTGCCGCCTGCGGCGATCGTGAAGCCGTTGATCACGGCCCACAAGGCGGGTATCTATGTCGATTCCGGCGAGCTGGAAGCCCACTATCTCGCCGGGGGGCGGGTTCAGCAGGTCGTAAATGCCCTCATCTCGGCCGATAAGGCGAACATCGATCTGTCGTTCAAGCAGGCGACGGGGATCGACCTCGCCGGCCGCGACGTGTTCGAGGCGGTTCAGGTGTCGGTGAATCCGAAAGTCATCGAGACGCCGGCGGTGTCGGCCGTCGCGAAGGACGGGATCCAGGTGCGCGCCATCGCGCGCGTCACCGTGCGCGCCAACATCGAACGCCTGGTCGGCGGCGCCGGCGAGGAGACCATCATCGCGCGCGTCGGCGAGGGCATCGTGTCGACCATCGGCTCCTCGGCCACGCACAAGGAAGTGCTCGAAAATCCGGATTCGATCTCCAAGGTCGTCCTCTCCAAGGGCCTGGATTCTGGTACGGCTTTTGAGATTCTTTCCATCGATATCGCTGATGTCGACGTCGGCGAAAACATCGGCGCCAAATTACAGACCGATCAGGCCGAAGCAGATCTCAAGGTCGCGCAAGCAAAAGCGGAAGAACGTCGTGCCGCCGCTGTTGCGAAAGAACAAGAAATGCTGGCGACCGTAGTCGAGCAGCGAGCGAAACTGGTGGCCGCCGAGGCCCAGGTGCCGCTCGCCATCGCCGAAGCGTTTCGTACGGGTAACCTGGGTATCATGGATTATTATACACTGAGAAATATCCAGGCCGACACCCGCATGCGGAACTCGATTGGCGGTGAAGAAGAAGGCCCCTCCACATAA
- the moaC gene encoding cyclic pyranopterin monophosphate synthase MoaC, producing MTDAPSLTHVDPQGGVRMVDVAEKSITARTAVAAGKVVLGEEAFRLVAENKIRKGDVLTVAQIAGILGAKQTSKLIPLCHDVSLKGVDVVLTLKEEDFSVDIRALAKTIGPTGVEMEALTAVSVTALTVYDMCKSVSKGIRITDIHLLAKTGGQSGDYRKEER from the coding sequence ATGACTGACGCACCATCACTCACGCACGTCGACCCGCAGGGCGGCGTGCGTATGGTAGACGTTGCGGAGAAATCCATCACCGCGCGCACCGCGGTCGCCGCAGGCAAAGTGGTTCTTGGAGAAGAGGCGTTCAGACTGGTCGCCGAAAACAAGATTCGGAAAGGGGATGTACTCACCGTGGCGCAAATCGCCGGCATCCTGGGGGCCAAACAAACGAGTAAATTGATTCCGTTGTGCCACGATGTGTCGCTGAAAGGAGTCGATGTCGTGCTCACCCTCAAAGAAGAAGACTTTTCGGTCGATATCCGCGCGCTCGCCAAGACGATCGGACCCACCGGCGTCGAAATGGAAGCGTTGACCGCGGTTTCGGTAACGGCGCTCACGGTGTACGACATGTGTAAGTCGGTGTCGAAAGGCATCCGCATTACGGACATTCACCTGCTCGCAAAGACAGGAGGACAGAGCGGCGACTATCGCAAGGAAGAACGCTAA
- the dtd gene encoding D-aminoacyl-tRNA deacylase, with the protein MIALVQRVAEARVDVAGETVGAIGPGLLILLGVHVADAEREADWLVRKCAQLRIFNDEAGKMNRSVLDAGGEALVVSQFTLYGDAEKGNRPSFVHSAPPEQADRLYRYFVDRLGEVLARPVPTGIFGASMQVHLVNDGPVTLWLERKAPA; encoded by the coding sequence ATGATCGCGCTGGTGCAACGGGTAGCGGAGGCGCGGGTCGATGTGGCCGGCGAAACCGTCGGGGCGATCGGCCCGGGCTTGCTGATCCTGCTCGGCGTGCACGTCGCCGATGCCGAGCGCGAGGCGGACTGGCTCGTGCGCAAGTGCGCGCAGCTGCGCATCTTTAATGACGAGGCCGGAAAGATGAACCGCTCGGTTCTCGACGCCGGCGGGGAGGCGCTCGTCGTCTCCCAGTTCACCCTCTACGGGGATGCCGAGAAAGGGAATCGCCCCTCGTTTGTGCACTCGGCGCCCCCCGAGCAGGCGGACAGGCTCTATCGGTACTTCGTAGACCGGCTGGGCGAGGTGCTGGCCCGGCCCGTGCCTACGGGCATTTTTGGCGCGTCGATGCAGGTGCATCTGGTGAACGACGGCCCGGTCACCCTCTGGCTGGAACGCAAGGCGCCGGCATAA
- the rdgB gene encoding RdgB/HAM1 family non-canonical purine NTP pyrophosphatase: protein MPLKLVLATRNAGKVAEMRALLDGLPVDVISADAFPAMPDVEEDEPTLRGNAGKKAREVYEYTKLPALSDDTGLEVDALDGRPGVYSARYAGPEANPAANRRLLLEELGEAPDRTASFRTVLAFYDGHAMHFFDGVCPGRILEEERGAGGFGYDALFLPDGETLTFAELPPARKNAISHRGRAMRAFRTFLETRLSEGGV from the coding sequence ATGCCCTTGAAACTGGTTCTTGCGACCCGCAACGCCGGGAAAGTTGCCGAAATGCGCGCGCTGCTTGACGGATTGCCCGTCGACGTGATCAGCGCCGACGCCTTTCCCGCGATGCCGGACGTGGAGGAAGACGAGCCGACCTTGCGCGGCAATGCCGGCAAGAAGGCGCGGGAGGTCTACGAATACACGAAGCTGCCTGCCCTGTCGGACGATACGGGGCTGGAAGTCGACGCCCTCGACGGCCGGCCCGGGGTCTATTCGGCGCGGTACGCGGGTCCGGAGGCCAATCCGGCCGCGAACCGGCGGCTTCTGCTGGAGGAACTCGGGGAGGCGCCAGATCGCACCGCGTCGTTTCGGACGGTGCTCGCGTTTTATGACGGGCACGCCATGCACTTTTTCGACGGCGTTTGCCCGGGGCGCATCCTGGAAGAAGAGCGGGGTGCGGGGGGATTCGGGTACGACGCGCTCTTTCTGCCGGACGGCGAAACGCTGACGTTCGCCGAGTTGCCGCCGGCACGAAAAAACGCCATCAGCCACCGGGGGCGGGCCATGCGCGCATTCCGGACTTTTCTCGAGACACGTTTGAGCGAGGGGGGTGTATGA
- the rpsU gene encoding 30S ribosomal protein S21, translating to MAVGIKVRDNESIDRALRRFKRAVNRSRVLRMFRANMAYTKPSEERRLAREKAARNSRKRSRQY from the coding sequence TTGGCAGTAGGAATTAAAGTTCGCGATAACGAATCGATCGACCGTGCGCTTCGCCGCTTCAAACGCGCCGTGAACCGGAGCCGCGTCCTCCGTATGTTTCGCGCCAATATGGCGTACACGAAACCGTCTGAAGAGCGCCGTTTGGCCCGCGAAAAGGCCGCCCGCAACTCTCGCAAGCGTTCGCGCCAGTATTAA
- a CDS encoding multifunctional oxoglutarate decarboxylase/oxoglutarate dehydrogenase thiamine pyrophosphate-binding subunit/dihydrolipoyllysine-residue succinyltransferase subunit: protein MPLRGASAKIVENMEASLGVPTATSVRAMPVRLMAENRALINEYQRYVGGEKVSFTHLVAWAVVKGLKRFPNLNTTVRGSNGSLQQVVPKGTNLGLAIDIERRGKRVLFVPNIKGADQINFLQLLGIYNDIVKRARDGKLTPEDFDGTTATLTNPGMIGTVLSVPRLMPGQGVIIGVGAIGYPPEYEAVPPDIIKKMGISEVMTITSTYDHRVIQGAESGAFLAYVSELIQGKHDFYREVFSDLGIPYQPYAMATDSTPYFVREGGRDSEMDLIHKQASVLQFIRACRVRAHLQADVNPLGSNWTYHPELDPATYGLTIWDLDRRFITGGLGGHDVLTLREVMDILRQTYSRKVGIEYMHISEPAEKRWLQERIEPMRGMDSLSDQEKRRLLHRLNAAEAFERFLHTKYIGHKRFSLEGSETMIPMIDAMLSDAADQEVKEVVIGMAHRGRLNVLANILNKPYEVIFSEFEGSIDPNTTQGSGDVKYHLGSRGVHEAPSGATVKIALASNPSHLEAVNPVVEGMVRAKQDLMRMARAEAPGGDYKDAVLPLLIHGDAAFAGQGVVAETLNLSQLRGYTTGGTLHLVINNQIGFTTNASDARSSTYATDLARMIQAPIFHVNGDDPESCVRIMRLALDFRQVFNKDVVIDLLCYRVHGHNEGDEPTYTQPLLYQKIEGKRSVRKLYTELLVRRGDMGLDEAEKMLDDYRGLLQEAFDRVKALKENKQELKVLPRRREVREEPPVDTSARREDLEATVRSLVQLPEGFNVHEKLMRQFERRDALFAEEKKIDWAFAEALALGSLLLEGTTVRLAGQDSRRGTFSHRHAVLYDQRSGAEYIPLNNIREGQASLLIYDSFLSEYAACGFEYGYSVAFPDALVIWEAQFGDFANGAQIIFDQFLSAAEEKWGQQSRLVLLLPHGYEGQGPEHSSARLERFLQLCAEDNMIVGTFTTPANFFHALRRQVKNTIARPLIVMSPKSLLRHPHAISTPEELMEGSFQPIIPANVPDPARVRRHVFCSGKVYYDLLQAQQKHDGLSETVAITRVEQFYPYPEREIDAELARFAGAEEVVWCQEESANMGAWTFLRHRIEAALERQHGACGKRLAYAGRAASASTASGSAKIHQQQQDALVSEALGLEV, encoded by the coding sequence GTGCCGCTGCGCGGCGCCAGCGCCAAGATCGTCGAAAACATGGAGGCCAGCCTCGGCGTCCCGACGGCGACCTCGGTGCGCGCGATGCCGGTGCGCCTCATGGCCGAAAACCGGGCGCTGATCAACGAATATCAGCGCTATGTCGGCGGCGAAAAAGTGTCGTTTACGCACCTCGTGGCGTGGGCGGTCGTCAAGGGCCTGAAGCGATTCCCGAATCTCAATACAACCGTCCGTGGATCCAATGGGTCGCTGCAGCAGGTCGTCCCGAAGGGGACCAACCTGGGTTTGGCCATCGATATCGAGCGCCGCGGCAAGCGCGTGCTTTTCGTGCCCAACATCAAGGGCGCCGACCAGATCAATTTCCTTCAGTTGCTGGGGATCTACAACGACATCGTGAAGCGGGCCCGCGACGGAAAGCTGACGCCGGAAGACTTCGATGGGACCACCGCCACGCTGACCAACCCGGGGATGATCGGGACGGTGCTCAGCGTACCCCGGCTCATGCCGGGCCAGGGCGTGATTATCGGCGTCGGCGCCATCGGGTACCCGCCGGAGTACGAGGCGGTCCCGCCGGACATCATCAAGAAGATGGGGATCTCCGAGGTGATGACCATCACCTCCACTTACGATCACCGCGTCATCCAGGGCGCGGAGAGCGGGGCCTTCCTGGCGTACGTGTCCGAGCTGATCCAGGGCAAACACGATTTTTATCGCGAGGTCTTCTCCGATCTGGGCATCCCGTATCAGCCGTATGCGATGGCCACCGACTCCACGCCGTATTTCGTGCGTGAAGGCGGCCGGGATTCCGAGATGGATCTGATCCACAAGCAGGCCAGCGTGCTTCAGTTTATCCGGGCCTGCCGGGTGCGCGCTCACCTCCAGGCGGACGTAAACCCGCTGGGTTCCAACTGGACGTATCATCCCGAGCTGGATCCCGCTACCTACGGACTGACCATCTGGGATCTGGATCGGCGGTTTATCACCGGCGGACTTGGCGGGCATGACGTCCTGACGCTTCGCGAGGTGATGGACATCCTGCGGCAGACCTATTCGCGAAAGGTCGGGATCGAGTACATGCACATTTCGGAGCCGGCGGAGAAACGCTGGCTCCAGGAGCGCATCGAGCCGATGCGCGGGATGGACAGTCTGTCGGATCAGGAGAAACGCCGGCTGCTGCATCGGCTCAATGCGGCCGAAGCGTTCGAGCGGTTCCTGCACACCAAATACATCGGGCACAAGCGGTTCTCGCTCGAGGGATCGGAAACGATGATCCCGATGATCGACGCGATGCTGTCCGACGCCGCGGATCAGGAAGTGAAGGAGGTCGTGATCGGGATGGCGCACCGCGGCCGGCTCAACGTGCTGGCGAACATCCTCAATAAACCCTACGAGGTCATCTTCTCCGAATTTGAGGGCAGCATCGATCCCAATACGACCCAGGGATCGGGTGATGTGAAATATCACCTCGGTTCGCGGGGGGTGCATGAGGCGCCGAGCGGGGCTACCGTCAAGATTGCGCTCGCATCCAACCCGAGCCATCTCGAGGCCGTCAATCCGGTTGTAGAGGGCATGGTGCGGGCGAAGCAGGACCTGATGCGCATGGCGCGGGCCGAAGCGCCCGGTGGCGATTACAAGGACGCCGTGCTGCCGCTGCTCATCCATGGCGACGCGGCGTTCGCCGGGCAGGGCGTCGTGGCCGAGACGCTCAACCTGAGTCAGCTGCGCGGCTACACGACCGGCGGCACCCTGCACCTCGTCATCAATAACCAGATCGGTTTCACGACCAACGCGAGCGACGCGCGCAGTTCGACGTATGCCACCGACCTGGCGCGGATGATCCAGGCGCCGATCTTCCACGTCAACGGCGACGATCCGGAGTCGTGTGTGCGCATCATGCGGCTCGCCCTCGACTTCAGACAGGTCTTCAACAAGGATGTGGTGATCGACCTGCTCTGTTACCGGGTCCACGGTCACAACGAGGGCGACGAGCCCACGTACACCCAGCCGTTGCTCTATCAGAAGATCGAAGGCAAGCGCTCCGTGCGCAAACTCTACACCGAGCTGCTCGTTCGCCGCGGGGATATGGGGCTGGACGAAGCCGAGAAGATGCTGGACGATTACCGGGGCTTGCTCCAGGAGGCGTTCGATCGGGTGAAGGCGCTCAAGGAAAACAAGCAAGAATTGAAGGTGCTGCCCCGCCGGCGCGAGGTCCGCGAAGAGCCGCCGGTGGATACCTCGGCCCGGCGCGAGGATCTGGAGGCGACGGTGCGCTCTCTGGTGCAGCTGCCCGAGGGCTTCAACGTCCATGAGAAGTTGATGCGGCAATTCGAGCGTCGCGACGCCCTGTTTGCCGAGGAAAAGAAGATCGACTGGGCCTTCGCGGAGGCGCTCGCGCTCGGGTCGCTCTTGCTGGAGGGCACGACGGTGCGTCTGGCCGGGCAGGACTCGCGCCGCGGCACGTTCAGCCATCGCCATGCGGTGCTGTACGATCAGCGATCGGGCGCGGAATACATCCCGCTCAACAACATACGGGAGGGGCAGGCGTCACTCCTGATTTACGACAGCTTCCTTTCCGAATACGCAGCCTGCGGTTTTGAATACGGCTACTCCGTGGCCTTCCCGGATGCGCTCGTCATCTGGGAAGCCCAGTTCGGTGACTTCGCGAACGGCGCGCAGATCATCTTCGACCAGTTCCTGTCGGCGGCTGAGGAGAAGTGGGGGCAGCAGAGCCGGCTCGTGCTGTTGCTGCCGCACGGGTACGAAGGCCAGGGGCCGGAGCATTCCTCGGCGCGACTGGAGCGTTTCCTGCAGTTGTGTGCGGAAGACAACATGATCGTTGGCACGTTTACCACGCCGGCGAACTTCTTCCACGCGTTGCGCCGTCAGGTCAAGAACACGATCGCGCGTCCGCTGATCGTCATGTCGCCGAAGAGCCTGTTGCGGCACCCGCACGCGATCTCGACGCCGGAAGAGTTGATGGAGGGTTCCTTCCAGCCGATCATTCCGGCGAACGTGCCGGACCCGGCTCGCGTCCGGCGCCACGTCTTCTGCAGCGGCAAGGTGTATTACGATCTCCTGCAGGCGCAGCAGAAGCACGACGGTTTGTCCGAAACCGTGGCGATAACGCGTGTGGAGCAGTTTTATCCGTATCCCGAGCGGGAGATCGACGCGGAACTGGCGCGGTTCGCCGGAGCGGAAGAGGTGGTGTGGTGCCAGGAGGAGTCGGCCAACATGGGCGCATGGACGTTCCTGCGGCATCGCATCGAGGCGGCGCTGGAACGTCAGCACGGGGCTTGCGGCAAACGCCTTGCCTACGCGGGCCGGGCGGCCAGCGCGAGTACGGCGTCGGGGAGCGCAAAAATACACCAGCAACAACAAGATGCGCTGGTGTCGGAAGCCCTGGGGCTAGAAGTCTGA
- the rlmD gene encoding 23S rRNA (uracil(1939)-C(5))-methyltransferase RlmD, whose product MKKLEEIELVIEKFADRGKSLARVDGIVFFVAGGVPGDRVRAQVLKKKRKHAEGRILELLEPSPLRTSPRCAYFGTCGGCKWQHVDYQAQLDAKQQSVEDALRHTGGFSDVPVRPTIGADPIYYYRNKMEFSFSAARWLTTDEIASGDPIDTHFALGLHAPGHFSKVIDISACYLQSETSVRIVNALRDLAKANDWAPWDIRKHHGYLRHLVIRSGQRTGELMVNLYTNGYEPDRMELLQRHLKAHIPEVTTLVNSIHTGPAQAALAEATHVMFGPGVIHDVIGGFRFEIAPNAFFQTNTPQAERLYEVARAFADLRPDDLVYDLFCGAGTISIYVAAHARHVIGIEVVPEAVANARANAAANQVENCTFVLANLRKLQLDHFVSRMP is encoded by the coding sequence GTGAAGAAGCTCGAAGAGATCGAACTGGTCATTGAAAAATTCGCCGACCGCGGCAAGTCGCTCGCCCGGGTGGATGGCATCGTCTTTTTTGTGGCCGGCGGCGTGCCCGGGGATCGGGTACGCGCCCAGGTGCTCAAGAAAAAGCGAAAACACGCCGAAGGGCGGATCCTCGAACTCCTCGAACCGAGCCCGCTGCGTACGTCGCCCCGATGCGCGTACTTCGGCACCTGCGGCGGATGCAAATGGCAGCATGTCGACTATCAGGCGCAGCTGGATGCCAAACAGCAGAGCGTAGAAGACGCGCTCCGGCATACGGGCGGTTTTTCCGATGTGCCCGTGCGCCCCACCATCGGCGCGGACCCGATCTACTATTATCGCAACAAGATGGAGTTCTCGTTCAGCGCCGCCCGGTGGCTCACGACGGACGAGATCGCGTCGGGCGATCCGATCGACACCCATTTTGCGCTCGGGCTCCACGCGCCGGGCCATTTCAGCAAAGTCATCGACATCAGCGCCTGCTACCTCCAGTCGGAGACCAGCGTCCGGATCGTCAATGCCCTCCGCGACCTCGCGAAGGCGAACGACTGGGCGCCGTGGGATATCCGGAAGCACCACGGCTACCTCCGGCATCTCGTGATTCGCAGCGGGCAGCGCACGGGCGAGCTGATGGTCAACCTCTACACCAACGGGTATGAACCCGACCGGATGGAGCTGCTCCAGCGCCACCTGAAGGCGCATATCCCGGAAGTGACGACGCTTGTCAACAGCATCCACACCGGGCCGGCGCAAGCCGCGCTGGCCGAAGCGACGCATGTCATGTTCGGGCCAGGGGTCATCCACGACGTCATCGGCGGCTTTCGGTTCGAGATTGCCCCGAATGCTTTTTTCCAGACCAATACCCCGCAAGCCGAGCGCCTGTACGAAGTGGCCCGGGCCTTCGCGGACCTCCGGCCGGACGACCTGGTCTATGATCTGTTTTGCGGCGCCGGCACCATCTCCATTTATGTGGCCGCTCACGCGCGGCACGTGATTGGCATCGAGGTCGTTCCCGAGGCTGTTGCCAATGCCCGGGCCAATGCCGCGGCAAATCAGGTCGAAAACTGTACGTTCGTTCTCGCCAATCTCCGGAAACTCCAGCTCGACCACTTTGTTAGTCGCATGCCGTAA